Proteins encoded together in one Planctomyces sp. SH-PL14 window:
- a CDS encoding ExbD/TolR family protein encodes MPIQFRCEHCQQLLSISRRKAGGTTVCPSCLEEVPVPTLDAGEGEEAAEGLIAKREAAAGGAGETRRGTRPVDSEDEEDEDWNPSRKRHQENDAIDMTAMVDVTFLLLIFFMVTASFAAQKVLETSPPQEQEQAEEAGAGGGAPGPTIEDLEESSVIVEVDGQDRITVDGKAVAGIHELREVLNQKLVGEQKTEVLIQAQYEAKHGTVVSITDTAMDVGMQRVRRLSRKGDP; translated from the coding sequence ATGCCGATCCAGTTCCGCTGCGAGCATTGTCAGCAGCTCCTCAGCATCAGCCGGCGGAAGGCAGGCGGGACGACCGTCTGTCCTTCGTGCCTGGAAGAGGTGCCGGTTCCGACGCTCGATGCGGGCGAAGGAGAAGAGGCTGCCGAAGGGCTCATCGCGAAACGGGAGGCGGCGGCCGGAGGAGCGGGGGAGACCCGGCGCGGAACGCGGCCCGTCGACAGCGAAGACGAGGAGGACGAGGACTGGAATCCCTCGCGGAAGCGGCATCAGGAGAACGACGCCATCGACATGACCGCGATGGTCGACGTCACGTTCCTGCTGCTCATCTTCTTTATGGTGACGGCGTCCTTTGCGGCTCAGAAGGTCCTGGAGACGTCCCCCCCTCAGGAACAGGAGCAGGCCGAGGAGGCAGGCGCCGGCGGGGGAGCGCCGGGACCGACGATCGAAGACCTCGAGGAGTCTTCGGTGATCGTGGAGGTCGACGGGCAGGACCGGATCACGGTCGACGGGAAGGCCGTGGCAGGGATCCATGAATTGCGGGAAGTCCTGAACCAGAAGCTGGTCGGCGAGCAGAAGACCGAGGTCCTGATCCAGGCCCAGTACGAGGCGAAGCACGGCACCGTCGTCTCGATCACCGACACCGCCATGGATGTCGGCATGCAGCGCGTGCGGCGGCTCTCCCGGAAGGGGGATCCCTGA